TGCGCACCAGCTTGAGCGCGACCGCGCGCTCCAGGCGCTGGTCGCGCGCCGCGAACACCACGCCCATGCCGCCTTCGCCGAGGCGCCGCTCGATCCGGTAATGGCCAAGAGTCTCGCCGATCATTGAGTCAGGCAGCGTAGGACACGGGGCGGCGCGAGCGCCAGGGGTCAGGCGTTCGTGACCGGCGCTTCGGCGTGCGCGACCTCTTCGATCCAGGCGCGCTGGAGCTCGGCGGCCGCCAGGGGCGATACGCCGCGGGGGCGCGCCTCCTCCAGAGGGGGCAGGGGGGACCCGCGACGGGTGCGTCGCGCGGGCCAGTCGAAGAGCGCGGGCACGTGGCCGCTGGTGCATTCATCCAGCCGCTGACGCAAGGACTCGAGCCAGGCGCGAGTCCGGGCGTGAGCCTCGGCGCTGCGGCCGTGCGCTCTCAGGTAGGCCGCGAGGAACGTCCCGAGCCACATGGGCTCCACGTGGACGGCATCGGGATCCGGCCTGAGGCCGAGAGGCGTGAACAGCTCGCGCTCCACGCTCGAAACGAGCTGCGCCGCCCGCTCGGCGGGCAGCACCGACGGAGTCAGCGACACGGCGAGGAGCAGCTCGGGGCGCAGGCCCCTCACCGGACCGCTCGGGGCCACCGCCTCGTGCACCGTCCCCGTTTCCTCGTCCCAGAAGGTTTCGTTGAAGCACTGGCCGTGCTGGCGCGCCCAGGCCAGGAAGAAGGCCGCGTTCTCCTTGCGGCCCACGAGCCGCGCCATCTGCGCCATGGCGACCAGCGCGTGGTACCAGAGCGCGTTGAGCGCAGCGGACTTGATGCCTTCGTCCCCGACCTGGAGCAAGCCATCGCCGTCCACGCGGATCCCGGCCCGCGTGCCGCCGCGGTAGTACTGGAGCACGCTCTCGAGCTGCGGGTAGAGGTCCCGGATGGTGGCCGGGTCTTCGCTGCGCCGGGCCAGGAGCTCCGCCGCGTGGATCATCCACAGCGAGGGCTCGGGATCCTGGTATCCGGAGCGACTCCCGCCTTCCAGCGAAGAGGGGATCAGGCCATCGTCGAGATATCCGGCGAGGCCTCGAAGGATCTCTCCCACGGTCTCGAAGGCGCGCATCGAGATCAGGCCGGGCAGAGCGCGGAGCGTCGACGTGGGTCGCTCGACCACGCCCGGGAACGGGTCGAGCAGCGTGAGCCGGCCGTCGCGCCGGGCCAACCCCTGCGCGCACGCCCAGGCGAGGCGCTGGGTCCATGGATCGTCGGCCTCGATCAGCGGTGAGGAGCGGCGCGCGAGCAGGCCGTCACCATGCGCGGCGGCCGCTTGCCGAGCGGTGTAGTCGGCGCCCTGGACCGCGCTGGCCAGCACCGCGGAGCGGCGCCCGCGCTCGGTCTGGGCCAGCACCGCCACGCACTCGGAGAGCGTTTCCGGAGGGGGTGTTCCCAGACGTCCCTCGGAGGCCAGCGCGCGGAACAACCCTTCCTCGGTCGACGCCACGAGCACCACCGTCTCGCCGGGCGCGAGATCGACATCGAAGTGACCCGGAATCAGCGCGTCCTCCTCCGACTTTCGCGGCTCGAGATCGTGGCTGATTCCGCGCCTCCAGAGACGATTGGCCACGAAGATTCCCTGGTGCCAGAAGGTGAGCGTCGGATCGGAAGCGGTGATCTGGATGCGCGCCCGTCCCGGGATGGCTTGTGACAGTCCCTGGAGGTCGGGGCTCTCGCGCGGAATGGCGTCGGGATCGCGCGCCACGATCAATGGGCTCACGCGGAGGCGGGCGGCGCCACCCAGGACGTGGCGATAGCCGATCACCACCGCATGATGACCGTGGATCATGAATAGTGAGCGCTCCACCACCACCTCTCCCGCCCGGAAGCGCCACGTCGGCCAGGGATGCGACGTGAAATGCTCGAGCGTCGCGCGCTCGACACT
This genomic window from Candidatus Eisenbacteria bacterium contains:
- a CDS encoding glycogen debranching enzyme N-terminal domain-containing protein, whose translation is MNPRMQEEEVRPERVITDGREWIVVDGAGGSAHGTAAGWPLRRTHAWLHAARADGEVVTTLLGLEERMRTDAGVCDLAPVLTAEASVERATLEHFTSHPWPTWRFRAGEVVVERSLFMIHGHHAVVIGYRHVLGGAARLRVSPLIVARDPDAIPRESPDLQGLSQAIPGRARIQITASDPTLTFWHQGIFVANRLWRRGISHDLEPRKSEEDALIPGHFDVDLAPGETVVLVASTEEGLFRALASEGRLGTPPPETLSECVAVLAQTERGRRSAVLASAVQGADYTARQAAAAHGDGLLARRSSPLIEADDPWTQRLAWACAQGLARRDGRLTLLDPFPGVVERPTSTLRALPGLISMRAFETVGEILRGLAGYLDDGLIPSSLEGGSRSGYQDPEPSLWMIHAAELLARRSEDPATIRDLYPQLESVLQYYRGGTRAGIRVDGDGLLQVGDEGIKSAALNALWYHALVAMAQMARLVGRKENAAFFLAWARQHGQCFNETFWDEETGTVHEAVAPSGPVRGLRPELLLAVSLTPSVLPAERAAQLVSSVERELFTPLGLRPDPDAVHVEPMWLGTFLAAYLRAHGRSAEAHARTRAWLESLRQRLDECTSGHVPALFDWPARRTRRGSPLPPLEEARPRGVSPLAAAELQRAWIEEVAHAEAPVTNA